One Plasmodium berghei ANKA genome assembly, chromosome: 13 genomic region harbors:
- a CDS encoding cytochrome c oxidase assembly protein COX11, putative — translation MNKFKFFFSRLNIKRKNNVKKFFFVPSKREKFVTPYLFLSMSGLMFGLSFAFVPLYQLFCQSTGYGGTTQKTFDISELFNKKVNKDRLIEVNFTSQSNMPWAFKPEQKSIIVKPGETVLAFYKAKNLLDKPVIGIALYHVLPDEAGLYFNKIQCFCFEEQMLNANEEIDLPVLFFIDPEILNDSRLKNLEKITLSYIFFESDSDIPEEYQHLSKAIVPKKKAEIQVI, via the coding sequence atgaataaattcaaatttttttttagtagattaaatattaaaagaaaaaataatgtaaaaaaatttttttttgtgccAAGCAAAAGGGAAAAGTTTGTAACTCCctacttatttttatctatgTCAGGGCTTATGTTTGGTTTATCTTTTGCCTTTGTACCATTGTATCAATTGTTTTGCCAATCAACGGGATATGGAGGAACTACGCAAAAGACGTTTGATATAAGTGaactttttaataaaaaggtAAATAAAGATAGATTAATTGAAGTAAATTTTACAAGCCAATCTAATATGCCTTGGGCATTTAAACCAGAGCAAAAAAGTATTATTGTGAAGCCCGGGGAAACAGTATTAGCATTTTATAAGGCTAAAAATTTACTTGACAAACCCGTTATTGGGATAGCATTATATCATGTGCTACCCGATGAAGCTGGTTTGTATTTCAACAAAATCCAATGTTTTTGTTTTGAAGAACAGATGCTAAATGCAAATGAAGAAATTGATTTGccagttttattttttatagatcCTGAGATATTAAATGATTCTCGATTAAAAAACTTAGAAAAAATTACcttatcatatatattttttgagtCTGACTCTGATATACCAGAGGAATATCAGCACCTTTCGAAGGCAATTGTACCAAAGAAAAAAGCAGAAATACAAgttatttga
- a CDS encoding mediator of RNA polymerase II transcription subunit 31, putative has protein sequence MMLSKMEDNKVEKIKTEESKKVYILHKNYREGLFENKLRFETELEFVQSLSNIEYIKYLYDNKYFNDKNFLNYLKYLDYWRSKPYIFYVNFPICLYVLEILNDKNVHEYFSASNSFNTFIYYLKLHWLYFNYQT, from the coding sequence ATGATGCTTTCGAAAATGGAAGATAATAAGgtcgaaaaaataaagactgaagaaagtaaaaaagtatatattttacataaaaattatagagaaggattatttgaaaataaattgagGTTTGAAACTGAGTTAGAATTTGTTCAATCATTAAGTAATATCGAATATATAAAGTATTTgtatgataataaatattttaatgataaaaattttttgaattatttaaaatatttagatTACTGGAGAAGCAAaccatatattttttacgtTAATTTCCCCATATGCTTATATGTTTTAGAAATACTAAATGACAAAAACGTACATGAGTATTTTAGCGCCTCAAATTCGTTTaatacttttatatattacttAAAATTACACTGGCTATACTTCAATTATCAAACATAG
- a CDS encoding trailer hitch homolog yields MSSVSTLPYIGSKISLISNSEIRYEGILYTINTHESTVALQNVRSYGTEGRRQPDIPASNEVYDFIIFRGKDIKDVTVSEAPKTIPDDPAIVSMNIAPSTKNNIGDNLNYNNNVNNINKPLNVQNNMIPQNERNVNLNNRRYYNRHNYNYYYNGNIGNGNMNSNANHNNNHNNNRHYNNFKYKNYRNYDRQSYVIGELESQPNPVLKSKFSPDFDFSSNNLKFDKTNIIDEKSKDVLSANSNIQVGGYDKKSSFFDNISCETLDKQQGKDEKVDREKLRMLDVDTFGIAAAHYRTNMHNRNNNRNKGRNSKNNKMMGNFNYNYYNRNQNPFNRYPAY; encoded by the coding sequence ATGTCTTCTGTATCAACCTTACCATATATAGGAAGTAaaatttctttaatttcAAACTCAGAAATTAGATATGAAGGAATTTTGTATACCATAAACACCCATGAATCTACTGTTGCATTGCAAAATGTTAGATCATATGGCACAGAAGGTAGAAGACAACCTGATATTCCTGCCTCAAATGAAGTATatgattttataatatttcgaGGGAAAGATATAAAAGATGTTACAGTAAGTGAAGCCCCTAAAACGATACCTGATGATCCAGCAATAGTATCAATGAATATCGCTCCATCAacgaaaaataatataggcgataatttaaattataacaataatgtaaacaatattaataaacCATTAAAtgttcaaaataatatgattcCACAAAATGAGAGAAACGtgaatttaaataatagaagatattataataggcataattataattattattataatggTAATATTGGAAATGGTAATATGAATAGCAATGCAAACCACAATAATAACCATAATAACAATAGgcattataataattttaaatataaaaattatcgAAATTATGATAGACAGTCATATGTTATTGGAGAATTGGAATCACAGCCAAATCCAGTATTAAAAAGTAAATTTAGTCCAGATTTTGATTTTAGctcaaataatttaaaatttgacAAAACGAATATAATAGATGAAAAAAGCAAAGATGTATTATCTGCAAATAGTAACATACAGGTAGGAGGATATGATAAAAAGTCTAGTTTCtttgataatattagtTGTGAAACATTAGACAAACAACAAGGAAAAGATGAAAAGGTGGACAGAGAAAAATTAAGGATGCTAGATGTTGATACTTTCGGTATAGCAGCGGCACATTATAGGActaatatgcataatagaaataataacagAAATAAAGGAAGAAATTctaagaataataaaatgatggGCAactttaattataattattataacagAAACCAAAATCCATTTAACAGATACCCAGcctattaa